The proteins below come from a single Benincasa hispida cultivar B227 chromosome 4, ASM972705v1, whole genome shotgun sequence genomic window:
- the LOC120075729 gene encoding protein FLOWERING LOCUS D — MDLPDQSSELFDSFPPIPFTLFLPEENFSLNINPNSDTTINTSITQNQDSTIDSSQFFPFPVPKKRRRGRPQRSVTSFNFPPFPNGSFSGNNGIVSSSSSASVPAARNGVESSSANVPDVADEIIVINKESTAEALLALTAGFPADHLTEDEIDARVVSVIGGIEQVNYIIIRNHIIAKWRENVSSWVSKEMFIDSIPTHCHTLLDTAYNYLVSHGYINFGVAPAIKEKIPAEPSKPSVIVVGAGLAGLAAARQLMRFGFKVTVLEGRKRAGGRVYTKKMEGGNRVCAAADLGGSVLTGTLGNPLGIMARQLGYSLHKVRDKCPLYSLDGKPVDPDMDLKVETAFNHLLDKASMLRQSMGEVSVDVSLGAALETFWQAHGDSVNSEEMNLFNWHLANLEYANAGLLSKLSLAFWDQDDPYDMGGDHCFLAGGNGRLIQALAENVSILYEKTVHTIRYSGHGVQVIAGNQVIEGDMALCTVPLGVLKSGSIKFIPELPQRKLDGIKRLGFGLLNKVAMLFPRVFWEMDLDTFGHLSDDPSRRGEFFLFYNYATVAGGPLLIALVAGEAAHKFESMPPTDAVTRVIEILKGIYEPQGIDVPEPIQTVCTRWASDPFSLGSYSNVAVGASGDDYDILAENVGDGRLFFAGEATTRRYPATMHGAFLSGLREAANMANYANARALRLKIDRGPSKNAHSCACLLADLFREPDLEFGSFSIIFGRKNADPKSTVILRVTFNDPQKKNHEGSNSDQQHTNKLLFQQLQSHFNQQQQLHVYTLLSRQQALELREVRGGDEMRLNYLCEKLGVRLVGRKGLGPNADSVIASIKAERGNKKPSSTYLALKSGISKMKTSSTLKRNAVRRAKIVRNSTRVAAAPVSNTSNDQVLDNIKLVDQDSSAALRSDQTNMTS, encoded by the exons ATGGATCTGCCGGACCAGAGCTCCGAATTATTTGATTCGTTCCCGCCGATTCCGTTCACTCTCTTTTTGCCGGAAGAGAACTTCAGCCTCAACATTAACCCTAATTCCGATACAACGATCAACACGAGTATCACTCAAAATCAAGACTCTACGATAGATTCGAGCCAGTTTTTTCCATTCCCAGTTCCGAAGAAACGGCGAAGAGGCAGACCACAGCGAAGTGTCACGTCGTTTAATTTCCCTCCCTTTCCCAATGGAAGTTTCAGTGGCAACAATGGCATcgtctcttcctcttcttcagcTTCAGTACCGGCAGCCAGAAATGGCGTTGAAAGTTCTAGCGCCAATGTCCCAGATGTGGCTGATGAGATTATCGTGATCAATAAAGAATCCACTGCCGAGGCCTTGCTTGCGCTAACGGCCGGATTTCCGGCTGATCACTTAACGGAGGATGAAATTGATGCTCGGGTGGTCTCTGTTATCGGAGGTATTGAACAGGTGAACTACATAATCATTCGTAATCACATTATTGCGAAGTGGCGCGAAAATGTGTCGAGTTGGGTGAGTAAGGAGATGTTTATTGATTCTATACCTACTCATTGTCATACTTTACTAGACACTGCCTATAATTATTTGGTTTCACATGGGTATATTAATTTTGGGGTTGCTCCTGCAATCAAAGAAAAAATTCCTGCCGAACCATCTAAGCCTAGTGTAATTGTGGTCGGCGCGGGACTGGCAGGTCTTGCTGCTGCTAGGCAATTGATGCGTTTTGGGTTTAAAGTGACTGTTCTGGAGGGCAGGAAGCGAGCAGGTGGGCGGGTTTATACCAAGAAGATGGAGGGTGGAAACAGGGTATGTGCAGCTGCAGATTTAGGTGGGAGTGTTTTGACTGGTACTTTAGGAAACCCACTTGGTATTATGGCTAGACAATTAGGCTATTCTCTTCATAAGGTTAGAGATAAGTGTCCACTTTATAGTCTGGATGGGAAGCCTGTGGATCCTGATATGGACTTGAAGGTGGAAACTGCATTTAACCATCTTTTGGATAAGGCAAGTATGCTCAGGCAGTCAATGGGGGAGGTCTCTGTTGATGTTTCTCTTGGTGCAGCACTGGAAACGTTTTGGCAGGCTCATGGGGATTCAGTTAATAGTGAAGAGATGAACTTGTTCAATTGGCATCTTGCTAATTTAGAATATGCAAATGCAGGTTTGCTGTCGAAGCTTTCACTTGCATTCTGGGACCAAGATGATCCGTATGACATGGGAGGGGATCATTGCTTCTTGGCTGGGGGCAATGGAAGGTTGATTCAAGCGTTGGCTGAAAATGTTTCTATTTTATATGAGAAAACAGTGCACACTATTAGATACAGTGGTCACGGTGTGCAGGTTATTGCTGGAAATCAGGTCATTGAAGGTGATATGGCTTTGTGCACCGTACCTCTTGGTGTTTTAAAGAGTGGTTCTATTAAGTTTATTCCAGAATTGCCTCAGAGAAAGCTGGACGGCATAAAGAGGTTGGGTTTTGGACTGTTGAACAAGGTTGCAATGCTTTTTCCTCGTGTGTTTTGGGAAATGGATCTTGACACCTTTGGGCACCTGTCTGATGATCCAAGTCGTCGAGGAGAgttctttttattttacaacTATGCAACTGTTGCAGGTGGTCCTCTGTTGATAGCCTTAGTTGCAGGTGAAGCTGCACATAAGTTTGAGAGCATGCCCCCTACAGATGCTGTGACTCGGGTTATTGAAATTCTTAAGG GTATCTATGAACCCCAAGGAATTGATGTCCCAGAGCCTATTCAAACAGTCTGTACTAGATGGGCTAGCGATCCATTTAGTCTGGGCTCTTACTCAAATGTTGCAGTGGGCGCATCAGGTGATGACTATGACATTCTAGCAGAAAATGTGGGAGATGGAAGACTCTTCTTTGCTGGTGAGGCAACTACGAGACGATATCCAGCAACTATGCATGGAGCTTTTCTAAGTGGGCTAAGAGAAGCAGCCAATATGGCAAACTATGCCAATGCTCGAGCTTTGAGGTTGAAGATAGATAGAGGCCCTTCCAAAAATGCACACTCTTGTGCCTGTCTTCTTGCAGATCTATTCCGAGAGCCAGATTTGGAATTTGGAAGCTTCTCTATAATTTTTGGTCGAAAAAATGCTGACCCTAAGTCAACAGTCATTCTAAGGGTGACATTCAATGATCCTCAGAAGAAGAACCATGAAGGTTCAAACTCAGATCAACAGCACACAAATAAGTTGCTTTTCCAACAACTTCAATCACACTTTAATCAACAACAACAGCTTCATGTTTATACTCTGTTGTCGAGGCAACAGGCCCTTGAACTCCGAGAGGTTCGAGGGGGTGATGAAATGAGGTTGAATTACCTGTGTGAGAAGCTAGGAGTGAGACTAGTGGGAAGAAAAGGTCTGGGTCCTAATGCTGATTCTGTAATTGCTTCCATTAAAGCTGAGAGGGGGAATAAGAAACCTTCTTCAACTTATTTAGCTCTTAAATCAG GGATATCAAAGATGAAAACCAGCAGCACTTTGAAGCGAAATGCAGTCAG GAGGGCCAAAATAGTGAGAAACAGTACTAGAGTAGCGGCTGCTCCTGTTTCAAACACATCAAATGATCAAGTATTAGACAACATTAAACTGGTGGATCAAGACTCCTCTGCAGCCCTTCGTTCAG ATCAGACCAACATGACATCTTGA